One segment of Deinococcus multiflagellatus DNA contains the following:
- a CDS encoding NADPH-dependent FMN reductase: MKFTVLSTSLDPDSRSAWLCTLAAQQLRVEGHEVTHLDLRQTPLPPFDNVQGPGGCYEHPHAELYHRAIREADGLFLGVPVYNWGLGSGAKALVELTGSSDETRGLHGAWFDQPVTFLVSGGLDHGYLSHGAFAFGLMVDFRCVVNPDFVYATGAHWAAPGVPGEWLAARLARTVTRGADLAGRLQGRPYRSVWEL; this comes from the coding sequence GTGAAGTTCACGGTTCTGTCCACCAGCCTGGACCCGGACAGCCGCAGCGCGTGGCTGTGCACCCTGGCCGCCCAGCAGTTGCGCGTGGAGGGCCACGAGGTCACCCACCTGGACCTGCGCCAGACCCCGCTGCCCCCCTTCGACAACGTGCAGGGGCCGGGCGGCTGCTACGAGCACCCCCACGCCGAGCTGTACCACCGCGCCATCCGCGAGGCCGACGGGCTGTTTCTGGGCGTGCCGGTGTACAACTGGGGCCTGGGCTCGGGGGCCAAGGCGCTGGTGGAACTGACCGGCAGCAGCGACGAGACGCGCGGCCTGCACGGCGCGTGGTTCGACCAGCCGGTGACGTTTCTGGTCTCCGGGGGGCTGGATCACGGCTACCTCAGCCACGGCGCCTTTGCCTTTGGCCTGATGGTGGATTTCCGCTGCGTGGTGAACCCGGACTTCGTGTATGCCACAGGCGCGCACTGGGCGGCGCCGGGCGTGCCGGGCGAGTGGCTGGCGGCGCGGCTGGCCCGCACGGTGACGCGCGGCGCCGACCTCGCCGGGCGCCTGCAGGGCCGTCCCTACCGCAGCGTGTGGGAGCTGTGA
- a CDS encoding SDR family oxidoreductase: protein MSLPSAASPRTVLVTGATGGIGLVTARELARQGERVLIVGRDPQKTGRVAGEIGAAGTFLADLSELAQVQRLAAQVREQNGQLDVLINNAGAFYRERQETREGIERTWALNHLSPFLLTRELLPLLRQSAAPRVITVASAAHAMGRLRLDDPEFRRGYGGWAAYAQSKLANILFARELARRERGVLSSSLHPGMVATGFAHNNGGWVSRLYGIVDRFALTPEQGAQTTLHVATAPLTASGRYYSESRETTPAPQALDDGAALALWQLSEAYVADIKPAGR from the coding sequence ATGAGCCTGCCTTCTGCTGCTTCCCCCCGCACCGTGCTGGTGACTGGCGCCACTGGCGGCATCGGGCTGGTCACGGCCCGCGAACTGGCCCGTCAGGGCGAGCGCGTGCTGATCGTGGGCCGCGATCCCCAGAAAACAGGCCGTGTGGCCGGGGAGATCGGCGCGGCGGGCACCTTCCTGGCCGACCTCTCCGAGCTGGCGCAGGTGCAGCGGCTGGCGGCGCAGGTGCGCGAGCAGAACGGGCAGCTGGACGTGCTGATCAACAATGCCGGGGCTTTTTACCGCGAGCGGCAGGAAACGCGTGAGGGCATCGAGCGCACCTGGGCCCTGAACCACCTCTCCCCTTTCCTGCTCACCCGCGAGTTGCTGCCGCTGCTGCGCCAGTCGGCGGCGCCCCGGGTGATCACGGTGGCCAGCGCCGCGCACGCCATGGGCAGGCTGCGGTTGGACGACCCAGAATTTCGCCGGGGCTACGGGGGCTGGGCCGCCTACGCCCAGAGCAAGCTGGCCAACATCCTGTTCGCCCGTGAACTGGCGCGGCGTGAACGCGGCGTGCTGAGCAGCAGCCTGCACCCCGGCATGGTGGCCACCGGCTTTGCGCACAATAACGGCGGCTGGGTCAGCCGGTTGTACGGCATCGTGGACCGCTTTGCCCTGACGCCGGAACAGGGCGCGCAGACCACGCTGCACGTGGCCACCGCGCCGCTGACCGCCTCGGGCCGCTACTACAGCGAAAGCCGCGAAACGACGCCCGCCCCCCAGGCGCTGGATGACGGCGCGGCGCTGGCCCTGTGGCAGCTCAGTGAGGCGTACGTGGCGGACATAAAGCCGGCTGGGCGCTGA
- a CDS encoding YjgN family protein — MTDVPLAAPSLGRPVFERQAPPTVLHHPVSFTGQAGEYFRIWIVNVALTLVTFGLYMPWARVRTRQYFYGHTWVDGQNFEYRANPWALLRGYLLIGGLSVLYALALQSQDLKYILLGVLLLLIYAGFYPWLVRQSLRFQAVNTFHRGLNFSFHGSVGQAYVAYGAANLAASFTSGLALPWAWFMQRRYQLDHLAYGTARTHFRGDVAPFYLIGLTGLGLVIGGGVALGLLLVLVAGGAAALSGGDFLGMDPDSDTVGWGFLAAGAAVYVGVLALYALAWQYVRAAVMAYVLNHAELGGVVRTGASFSPWRLVWIGVTNSLAQLLTLGLATPWAAVRRTRYIMGGIQVRSLVPLDTFMGQATTGESALGEAASELLDIQVGF; from the coding sequence ATGACCGACGTTCCGCTTGCCGCCCCCAGCCTGGGCCGCCCCGTCTTTGAGCGGCAGGCCCCGCCCACCGTGCTGCACCACCCGGTGAGTTTCACCGGGCAGGCCGGCGAATACTTCCGCATCTGGATCGTGAATGTGGCGCTGACGCTGGTGACTTTTGGGCTGTACATGCCCTGGGCGCGGGTGCGCACCCGGCAGTATTTCTACGGCCACACCTGGGTGGACGGTCAGAACTTTGAGTACCGCGCCAATCCCTGGGCGCTGCTGCGCGGCTACCTGCTGATTGGCGGGCTGTCGGTGCTGTACGCGCTGGCGCTGCAGTCTCAGGACCTCAAGTACATTCTGCTGGGGGTGCTGCTGCTGCTGATCTACGCGGGCTTTTACCCCTGGCTGGTGCGGCAGTCGCTGCGCTTTCAGGCAGTCAACACCTTTCACCGGGGCCTGAATTTCTCGTTTCACGGCTCGGTGGGGCAGGCGTATGTGGCCTACGGCGCCGCCAATCTGGCCGCCAGCTTTACCTCGGGGCTGGCGCTGCCCTGGGCGTGGTTTATGCAGCGGCGCTACCAGCTGGATCACCTGGCCTACGGCACGGCCCGCACCCACTTCCGGGGCGATGTGGCGCCGTTTTACCTGATCGGCCTGACTGGGCTGGGGCTGGTGATCGGCGGCGGGGTGGCGCTGGGCCTGCTGCTGGTGCTGGTGGCGGGCGGCGCAGCGGCCCTGAGCGGCGGCGACTTCCTGGGCATGGACCCGGACAGCGACACCGTGGGCTGGGGCTTTCTGGCCGCGGGCGCGGCCGTCTACGTCGGGGTGCTGGCGCTGTACGCCCTGGCGTGGCAGTACGTGCGCGCGGCGGTCATGGCTTACGTGCTCAACCACGCTGAACTGGGCGGCGTGGTGCGCACCGGCGCCAGTTTCTCGCCGTGGCGGCTGGTGTGGATTGGGGTCACCAACAGCCTCGCGCAGCTGTTGACGCTGGGGCTGGCCACCCCGTGGGCGGCGGTGCGGCGCACCCGGTACATCATGGGCGGCATTCAGGTGCGCTCGCTGGTGCCGCTGGACACCTTCATGGGGCAGGCCACCACCGGCGAATCTGCGCTGGGCGAGGCCGCCAGTGAACTGCTGGATATTCAGGTGGGGTTCTGA
- a CDS encoding M48 family metallopeptidase, giving the protein MNRAPASPSDTVVQGVYFDGRSSRPHPAELTLGAQGAALRVVGGGVAASAVHWQAAQVTVDPSIPGVRRRLKFPDGSRFETDDDAALRRWEAQSGHNRVLRGVRGLEGRWTTALGALVVAGALGAAFVVWGIPALATQAALVTPRSVLATFDRQTIELLDTEDYMGPSKLSAARQAQLQAAFAPVRDWAGGGYSYRLLLRDGKPSSDLGLGANAFALPGGTIVMTDQLVKLARSDRELVGVLAHETAHVTRRHGVATVYQALGVSLVVTLLTGDLVSAGTFAAAVPATLLRSGYSRAAESEADRIAAGYLLRVYGTTVPLQTMLAQLEKEASKDGEDSGGSWLDLLSSHPVTRERIEDLRALEAVKQ; this is encoded by the coding sequence ATGAACCGTGCGCCGGCCAGCCCGTCAGACACGGTGGTGCAGGGCGTGTACTTCGATGGCCGCAGCAGCCGGCCCCACCCCGCCGAACTGACGCTGGGTGCCCAGGGCGCGGCACTGCGGGTGGTGGGCGGGGGCGTGGCGGCCAGCGCTGTGCACTGGCAGGCCGCGCAGGTCACCGTGGACCCCAGCATTCCCGGCGTGCGCCGCCGCCTGAAGTTTCCCGACGGCAGCCGCTTTGAAACGGATGACGACGCCGCGCTGCGCCGCTGGGAAGCGCAGAGCGGGCACAACCGCGTGCTGCGCGGCGTGCGGGGCCTGGAAGGCCGCTGGACCACGGCGCTGGGCGCGCTGGTGGTGGCGGGCGCGCTGGGCGCCGCTTTCGTGGTCTGGGGCATTCCGGCGCTGGCCACGCAGGCCGCGCTCGTAACCCCGCGCAGCGTCCTGGCCACCTTTGACCGCCAAACCATTGAGCTGCTGGACACCGAGGATTACATGGGGCCATCCAAGCTCAGCGCGGCGCGGCAGGCGCAGTTGCAGGCGGCGTTCGCCCCGGTGCGCGACTGGGCCGGGGGCGGGTACTCGTACCGGCTGCTGCTGCGCGACGGCAAACCCAGCAGTGACCTGGGGCTGGGCGCCAACGCTTTTGCGCTGCCGGGCGGCACCATTGTCATGACCGATCAGCTGGTGAAACTGGCGCGCAGTGACCGCGAACTCGTGGGGGTGCTGGCCCACGAAACCGCCCATGTGACGCGGCGGCACGGCGTGGCCACGGTGTATCAGGCGCTGGGGGTGTCGCTGGTGGTGACCCTGCTGACCGGCGATCTGGTCAGCGCGGGCACCTTCGCGGCGGCTGTGCCGGCCACGTTGCTGCGCAGCGGCTACTCCCGCGCCGCCGAGAGCGAGGCAGACCGTATCGCGGCGGGCTACCTGCTGCGGGTGTACGGAACCACGGTGCCCCTGCAGACCATGCTGGCTCAGCTAGAGAAAGAGGCCAGCAAGGACGGCGAGGACAGCGGAGGCTCGTGGCTGGACCTGCTCAGCTCGCACCCGGTCACCCGCGAGCGCATTGAGGACCTGCGGGCGTTGGAAGCGGTGAAACAGTAG
- a CDS encoding extracellular solute-binding protein, whose product MTRTALTLGALLLAGSSLAQTTLTVYSGRAKTFVDPVVQQFERQTGIKVNVRYGTDAQLVAALREEGARSPADVYWGNSVGALGELASENRFTKLGTALTRNVSDDYLPDNRAWLPTTVRFRTLAYNTAKIKPESLPDSVLDLPKMTSLKGRIGWTVSYPSFQDFLAAMISKYGEATTKAWIEGMKALQPKDYKTSNVGMLEAMRAGEIDVALTNHYYIQRVNRLNYPIDTYFFKAGDIGNLGNATGAGILKTSKNQAAALRFLQALVAKDAQTFFLSVNFEYPVIGNILQPTTMLPYADVVKRSPRIDPTVLPKNIEKAQKLLRDAGLL is encoded by the coding sequence ATGACCCGAACTGCCCTGACCCTCGGCGCCCTGCTGCTCGCTGGCTCCAGCCTTGCCCAGACCACCCTGACCGTGTACTCGGGCCGCGCCAAGACCTTCGTGGACCCCGTGGTGCAGCAGTTCGAGCGCCAGACCGGTATCAAGGTGAACGTGCGCTACGGCACCGACGCCCAGCTGGTCGCCGCCCTGCGTGAAGAGGGCGCGCGCAGCCCTGCCGACGTGTACTGGGGCAACTCGGTAGGCGCGCTGGGCGAACTGGCCTCCGAGAACCGCTTTACCAAGCTGGGCACCGCGCTGACCCGCAACGTCAGCGACGACTACCTGCCCGACAACCGCGCGTGGCTGCCCACCACCGTGCGCTTCCGCACCCTGGCCTACAACACGGCCAAGATCAAGCCCGAATCTCTGCCCGACTCTGTTCTGGACCTGCCCAAGATGACCAGCCTCAAGGGGCGCATTGGCTGGACGGTGTCTTACCCCAGCTTTCAGGACTTCCTGGCCGCCATGATTTCCAAGTACGGCGAGGCCACCACCAAGGCCTGGATTGAAGGCATGAAGGCCCTGCAGCCCAAGGACTACAAGACCAGCAACGTGGGCATGCTCGAAGCCATGCGCGCCGGCGAGATCGACGTGGCGCTGACCAACCACTACTACATCCAGCGCGTCAACCGCCTGAACTACCCCATTGACACCTACTTCTTCAAGGCGGGCGACATTGGCAACCTGGGCAACGCCACGGGTGCGGGCATCCTGAAGACCAGCAAGAACCAGGCCGCCGCCCTGCGCTTCCTGCAGGCCCTGGTCGCCAAGGACGCCCAGACCTTCTTCCTCAGCGTCAACTTCGAGTACCCGGTGATTGGCAACATCCTGCAGCCCACGACCATGCTGCCCTACGCCGACGTGGTCAAGCGCAGCCCCCGCATTGACCCCACCGTGCTCCCCAAGAACATCGAAAAGGCCCAGAAGCTCCTGCGCGACGCCGGCCTGCTGTAA
- a CDS encoding gamma carbonic anhydrase family protein produces MPRYALDGHVPQIDPTAFLAPSADVIGQVTVAEHASIWYGAVLRGDLEPITVGPGSNVQDGAVLHTDAGWPCVLREGVTVGHRAVVHGATCGPGSLVGMGAVMLSGSSLGAGAMLGAGAVLPEGAHVPDGMLAVGVPARVVRPAPSGGNAQRYVLNAQRFRQGARLLPEQADADNPTAGPGAPAVLSEAL; encoded by the coding sequence ATGCCGCGCTACGCCCTGGACGGGCACGTCCCCCAGATTGATCCCACTGCATTTCTTGCCCCCAGTGCCGACGTGATCGGTCAGGTCACGGTGGCCGAGCACGCCAGCATCTGGTACGGCGCGGTGCTGCGCGGCGACCTGGAACCCATCACCGTGGGGCCGGGCAGCAACGTGCAAGACGGCGCGGTGCTGCACACCGACGCGGGCTGGCCCTGCGTGCTGAGGGAGGGCGTGACCGTGGGCCACCGCGCAGTGGTGCACGGCGCCACCTGTGGCCCAGGCAGTCTGGTAGGCATGGGCGCCGTGATGCTCAGCGGCTCCAGCCTGGGGGCCGGGGCGATGCTGGGCGCCGGGGCCGTGCTGCCCGAAGGCGCGCATGTGCCCGACGGCATGCTGGCCGTGGGCGTGCCGGCCCGTGTGGTGCGCCCCGCCCCCAGCGGCGGCAACGCGCAGCGGTATGTGCTCAATGCCCAGCGCTTTCGCCAGGGCGCCCGCCTGCTGCCCGAACAGGCTGACGCGGACAACCCCACTGCCGGTCCCGGCGCCCCGGCAGTTCTGTCTGAGGCGCTGTGA